A DNA window from Setaria viridis chromosome 2, Setaria_viridis_v4.0, whole genome shotgun sequence contains the following coding sequences:
- the LOC117842050 gene encoding UDP-glucuronate 4-epimerase 6, whose amino-acid sequence MPSSGITAVDAAAKGMKLERYASGGALMLRRATSAKIVSASSHLLFRATVLATLALVFLFTLHYPSLLFRSFHLSAGGGGPGGAHSASHRSLLMSSSSTSASYGGAAWEKEMRQSARPSRDGGISVLVTGAAGFVGTHCSLALKARGDGVVGLDNFNSYYDPSLKRARQALLASRGVAVVDADINDGLLLEKLFDVAAFTHVLHLAAQAGVRYAMEAPQTYVASNVAGLVSVFEVAAKHADPQPAIVWASSSSVYGLNTDAPFSEDHRTDRPASLYAATKKAGEAIAHTYNHIYGLSITGLRFFTVYGPWGRPDMAYFFFARSIVAGEPITLFRAADGSDARRDFTYIDDVVKGCLGALDTAGKSTGSKSGKKSGPAPLRVYNLGNTSPVPVTRMVAILEKLLGKKANKRIVTMPSNGDVPFTHANVSHAAHDFGYRPTTSLEAGLRHFVDWFVQYYKLDIKIAKGARSAADKPAKKKKAAAAMSAAS is encoded by the coding sequence ATGCCGTCGTCGGGGATCACCGCGGTGGACGCGGCGGCCAAGGGGATGAAGCTGGAGCGCtacgcgagcggcggcgcgctgaTGCTTCGGCGGGCCACCAGCGCCAAGATCGTGTCGGCGTCCTCGCACCTGCTCTTCCGCGCCACCGTGCTCGCCACGCTCGCGCTCGTCTTCCTCTTCACGCTGCACTACCCGTCCCTCCTCTTCCGCTCCTTCCACctctccgccggcggcggcggcccaggtGGCGCCCACTCTGCCTCGCACCGCAGCCTCCTCATGTCGTCCTCTTCGACGTCGGCGTCGTACGGGGGCGCCGCGTGGGAGAAGGAGATGCGGCAGAGCGCCAGGCCGAGCCGCGACGGCGGGATCTCCGTGCTGgtcaccggcgccgccgggttCGTGGGCACGCACTGCTCGCTCGCGCTCAAGgcccgcggcgacggcgtcgtcggCCTCGACAACTTCAACTCTTACTACGACCCGTCGCTGAAGCGCGCCCGGCAGGCGCTCCTGGCTAGCCGGGGCGTCGCGGTGGTCGACGCTGACATCAACGACGGCCTGCTGCTGGAGAAGCTCTTCGACGTGGCGGCGTTCACGCACGTGCTGCACCTGGCGGCGCAGGCCGGCGTGCGTTACGCCATGGAGGCGCCGCAGACGTACGTGGCGTCCAACGTGGCCGGGCTCGTCAGCGTCTTCGAGGTGGCGGCCAAGCACGCCGACCCGCAGCCGGCGATCGTCtgggcctcctcgtcgtcggtgTACGGGCTCAACACCGACGCGCCCTTCTCCGAGGACCACCGCACCGACCGCCCGGCGTCGCTGTACGCGGCCACCAAGAAGGCCGGCGAGGCCATCGCGCACACCTACAACCACATCTACGGCCTCTCCATCACCGGCCTCCGCTTCTTCACCGTCTACGGGCCGTGGGGCCGCCCCGACATGGCCTACTTCTTCTTCGCCCGCAgcatcgtcgccggcgagcccaTCACGCTCTTCCGCGCCGCCGATGGCTCCGACGCGCGCCGCGACTTcacctacatcgacgacgtcgtcaagGGCTGCCTCGGCGCTCTCGACACCGCCGGCAAGAGCACCGGCTCCAAGTCCGGCAAGAAGAGCGGGCCCGCGCCGCTCCGCGTCTACAATCTCGGCAACACCTCCCCCGTGCCCGTCACCCGGATGGTCGCCATCCTCGAGAAGCTCCTGGGTAAGAAGGCCAACAAGCGCATCGTCACCATGCCCAGCAACGGCGACGTGCCCTTCACCCACGCCAACGTCAGCCACGCCGCCCACGACTTCGGCTACCGCCCCACCACCTCCCTCGAGGCCGGCCTCCGGCACTTCGTCGACTGGTTCGTGCAGTACTACAAGCTCGACATCAAGATCGCCAAGGGCGCACGCAGCGCCGCCGACAAGcccgccaagaagaagaaggccgcggcggccatgTCGGCGGCGTCGTGA